A part of Solibacillus sp. FSL H8-0538 genomic DNA contains:
- a CDS encoding methyl-accepting chemotaxis protein, with product MGKFNFFSNIKSIRLKVILCFVVIIGIFWFYSSYSYFANTSLMTDTKHLIEEDLIVLNAEQSLAQSINVRLAAARGYVLTGDQTHKEIFAAYSESAYNTQLDLQQYNGFKDVEEAVNRASTWHTYIQENVINVYDTNNIELATQNLTSMDMEAQAIQQLFEAAAVESATTIELQGQEMIKQMAKTKILLVIISCCVTLVALFMARVISIMFAFPIARLMRRMDSITNGELNHPALKVSSADELGRLTHATNNMTEQLQRIILQIQQGAVSVSDSSENLKNSAHEVSTGTSQIATTIEQIAEGTEVQASSAMDLRSLIVAFTTNVDEAHDKSVKVQGHSEQVYNMTQQGQELMDNSQKQMIKIDSIVKSAVEKVEGLNEQTKQISKLVEVITAIADQTNLLALNAAIEAARAGEQGKGFAVVAAEVRKLAEQVTHSVSDISLIVHSIQNETVSVTQSLAQGYEEVEKGALQAVQSSETYRNISGAISEMVGNIRSVSDNLQQIASSGDQIDLAIENIAAISEQSAASAEETAATVEEVASSMETVSHNADKLAATAEELESLVNTFNL from the coding sequence ATGGGGAAATTCAACTTTTTCAGCAATATTAAATCCATTCGATTAAAAGTAATTTTATGCTTCGTTGTAATAATCGGAATTTTTTGGTTTTACTCATCTTATAGTTACTTTGCCAATACATCTCTAATGACTGATACAAAGCATCTGATCGAAGAAGATTTGATTGTATTAAATGCAGAACAATCATTAGCCCAATCGATTAATGTACGCTTAGCCGCTGCACGAGGTTACGTACTTACAGGAGACCAGACACATAAGGAGATTTTCGCCGCCTATTCTGAAAGTGCCTACAATACGCAATTAGATCTTCAGCAGTATAACGGTTTTAAAGATGTTGAAGAGGCTGTTAACCGCGCGAGCACTTGGCACACATATATCCAAGAAAATGTTATCAATGTTTATGACACAAATAACATAGAACTCGCTACTCAAAATTTAACTAGTATGGATATGGAAGCACAAGCCATTCAGCAACTATTTGAAGCAGCTGCTGTTGAAAGTGCAACCACGATTGAATTGCAAGGGCAAGAGATGATTAAACAGATGGCTAAGACAAAAATATTACTTGTCATTATTTCATGCTGCGTGACGCTTGTTGCATTATTCATGGCAAGAGTGATTTCAATAATGTTTGCCTTCCCTATTGCTCGCCTTATGCGTCGAATGGATAGCATTACAAACGGAGAGCTTAATCATCCGGCGTTAAAAGTGTCCTCAGCGGACGAGCTTGGTCGCCTTACACATGCTACTAATAATATGACCGAACAACTGCAGCGTATTATTCTTCAAATTCAACAAGGTGCCGTATCTGTTTCGGATAGCAGTGAAAATTTAAAAAACTCTGCGCATGAAGTCTCAACTGGAACGAGTCAAATAGCTACAACCATCGAACAAATTGCTGAAGGTACAGAAGTTCAAGCCTCATCTGCTATGGATTTACGCTCGCTTATAGTTGCCTTTACGACAAATGTGGATGAAGCACATGATAAAAGCGTAAAGGTACAGGGGCATTCTGAGCAGGTCTATAATATGACGCAGCAAGGTCAGGAACTAATGGACAATTCTCAAAAGCAAATGATCAAAATTGATTCGATTGTGAAGTCTGCCGTAGAAAAAGTAGAGGGCTTGAACGAACAAACGAAGCAAATTTCAAAACTTGTTGAGGTGATTACTGCTATCGCTGATCAAACAAATTTACTTGCTCTAAATGCAGCAATTGAAGCGGCGCGTGCCGGGGAACAAGGAAAAGGCTTTGCTGTTGTAGCTGCAGAAGTACGTAAGCTCGCTGAACAAGTAACTCATTCTGTTTCAGATATTTCATTGATTGTACACTCAATCCAAAACGAAACCGTTAGTGTTACACAGTCGCTAGCACAGGGCTACGAGGAAGTCGAGAAGGGCGCGTTGCAAGCGGTCCAATCTAGCGAAACCTATCGTAATATTTCCGGTGCAATTTCAGAAATGGTCGGCAATATTCGTAGTGTATCTGATAACCTTCAGCAAATTGCAAGTAGTGGAGATCAAATTGATTTAGCGATTGAAAATATTGCTGCTATTTCTGAGCAATCTGCTGCAAGTGCCGAGGAAACTGCTGCGACAGTAGAAGAAGTCGCAAGTTCAATGGAAACAGTTTCACACAATGCAGATAAGCTTGCTGCAACTGCTGAGGAATTAGAGAGTTTAGTGAATACATTTAATTTATAA